In one window of Psychrobacter sp. P2G3 DNA:
- a CDS encoding TSUP family transporter gives MDLSLSLEIILMLTAVAALAGFIDAIAGGGGLLTIPAMLLANIPPVLTLGTNKLQAASGALAASITMIRKGVVKPQRIKVAIIAAFIGSVIGTIAVQMSPPDLLEKLIPFLIAAIGIYTLFAPRLGEVEAAPRISEGKWQKVVAPLIGFYDGYIGPGTGMFFALGNVALRGRQIIEATGAAKVLNLSTNIGSLIFFILGGNVLWKVGLAMMVGQTIGAYFGSHMVVKGGSRLIRPMIVLVCLAMLTKYMLG, from the coding sequence ATGGACTTATCGTTATCCCTAGAAATTATTTTGATGCTCACTGCGGTAGCCGCGCTTGCTGGCTTTATTGATGCTATCGCGGGTGGCGGTGGACTGTTGACCATACCAGCTATGCTACTGGCCAATATCCCGCCAGTGCTGACACTTGGTACTAATAAGCTACAAGCAGCCTCAGGCGCGCTTGCTGCCTCTATTACGATGATTAGAAAAGGTGTCGTCAAGCCTCAGCGTATCAAGGTTGCTATTATTGCCGCGTTCATCGGTTCTGTTATCGGTACTATCGCCGTGCAAATGTCTCCGCCTGACTTGCTCGAAAAGCTGATTCCTTTCTTGATTGCTGCTATTGGTATTTATACCTTATTTGCACCTAGGCTTGGTGAAGTAGAAGCAGCACCGCGCATTTCAGAAGGTAAATGGCAAAAAGTCGTTGCGCCTTTAATTGGTTTTTATGATGGTTATATTGGCCCGGGAACTGGTATGTTCTTTGCGCTTGGTAATGTCGCTCTACGTGGTCGTCAGATTATCGAAGCGACAGGTGCGGCAAAGGTCTTGAACTTATCTACCAATATTGGCTCGCTGATTTTCTTCATTTTGGGCGGTAATGTCTTGTGGAAAGTAGGTCTGGCAATGATGGTTGGACAAACGATAGGGGCTTATTTTGGCTCACATATGGTGGTCAAGGGTGGCAGTAGGCTAATTCGTCCGATGATTGTGCTGGTATGCTTAGCCATGCTGACTAAGTACATGCTTGGCTAA
- a CDS encoding acyl-CoA dehydrogenase, whose product MAIGLFILAVIIQLAVVLAIFLLSLSRVSGSIVAIITVIVTAFISPWSLILGIPIALLCLVLLIAPMRQALITKPVYKALGGAMPSMSDTEREALDAGTSWWEKELFMGAPNWDTFANYPYPELSEREQSFIDNEVETLCAMLDEWEITQDYKDLTPQAWQFIKANGFLGLIIPEEYGGLDFSSYAQSRVMSKIASRSSTAAVSCMVPNSLGPGELLMHYGTDEQKQRWLPGLAKGEEVPCFGLTGPEAGSDAGAIPDTGIVCYGIHDGEYTLGLRMNFSKRWITLAPIATVVGLAFKMHDPEGLLGDPIKTDYGITCALIPADHEGVIIGPRHYPSGSPFMNGTVDGTDVFIPLDYIIGGVENAGRGWRMLMECLGVGRGISLPALSTSASEMSYLSVSAFSKVREQFKISVGKFEGVQDATSRIASQTYMLEAFRHLVTCGLNQGGTPSVMTAMAKYYATETMRGVVNDAMDVVGGRAIQMGPRNFLAAPYQAIPVSITVEGANILTRSLMIFGQGAMRCHPYLFDELQLLQSEDKEGVLEQFDNLFFKHLGYTFNRGAKAFVAGYVGGSSHAPSFADSFTRPYYKHINRLSASFALTADMALGLLAGDLKRKEMLSGRLADIHGHLFIATAILQFYEHGSKSEAERLHAEVALQDSLCAIQEAFVSFFANFPHRMAANVVSFVTFPSGRIFTPASDELKTRLGDTFMDDHEANPFRDYLKTMVYYNTDPDDVTGRMEHAYQTLLEVEPLWHKFKKAEHDDSFEGLTFEDHVVYASQNGDITETEAEQLIKYNALRFDSLLTDVFDEHLLHAQERFNPHSLENAVHQLTDYAQLKNDAQARNGVSVDDTLTEDTEPTGDDNPDHGYEADGDVKMVDEQDTAKEISAQTDFDESHPEEESLDHRSRDAESTLSERMGYNHSKGIDKQSDSVESKPVDSDKVETDSTEGSKWQDGLRREEDDKA is encoded by the coding sequence ATGGCGATTGGCTTATTTATTTTAGCAGTAATCATTCAGTTAGCCGTCGTCTTGGCCATATTTTTACTGTCCTTATCGCGTGTCAGCGGTAGTATCGTTGCTATTATTACTGTAATAGTCACTGCCTTTATAAGTCCGTGGTCGTTAATTTTAGGCATTCCAATTGCGCTGCTATGTCTAGTACTGTTGATCGCCCCGATGCGCCAAGCACTTATTACCAAGCCAGTCTATAAAGCACTAGGCGGTGCAATGCCAAGTATGAGTGATACTGAGCGTGAAGCACTGGACGCTGGTACTAGCTGGTGGGAAAAAGAGCTGTTTATGGGTGCGCCAAACTGGGATACCTTTGCCAACTACCCTTACCCTGAGCTGTCTGAACGCGAACAAAGTTTCATTGATAATGAAGTTGAGACCCTATGTGCAATGCTCGATGAATGGGAAATTACTCAAGATTATAAAGATCTAACGCCCCAAGCTTGGCAATTTATCAAGGCTAACGGCTTTTTGGGTTTAATTATCCCTGAAGAGTATGGTGGTTTAGATTTCAGCTCTTATGCTCAAAGTCGTGTTATGAGTAAGATTGCTTCGCGCTCGTCAACGGCTGCGGTTAGCTGCATGGTCCCAAACTCGCTCGGCCCTGGTGAGCTTTTGATGCACTATGGTACAGACGAGCAGAAGCAACGCTGGTTACCAGGACTTGCTAAAGGTGAAGAAGTTCCTTGTTTTGGTTTGACGGGTCCTGAGGCGGGCTCTGATGCAGGCGCTATCCCCGATACAGGGATAGTCTGCTACGGTATTCACGATGGCGAGTACACGCTCGGTCTGCGCATGAACTTCTCTAAACGCTGGATTACGCTTGCTCCTATCGCAACTGTCGTAGGACTGGCGTTTAAAATGCATGATCCAGAAGGCTTGCTTGGTGATCCTATCAAGACTGATTATGGTATTACTTGCGCTTTAATACCTGCTGATCACGAGGGCGTGATTATAGGCCCACGCCACTATCCTAGTGGCTCACCATTTATGAATGGTACGGTTGATGGCACTGATGTTTTTATTCCGCTAGATTATATTATCGGCGGGGTCGAGAACGCCGGTCGCGGTTGGCGGATGCTGATGGAATGTCTTGGAGTTGGACGTGGTATCTCTTTACCAGCGCTTTCAACTTCAGCGAGCGAGATGAGTTATTTATCAGTTAGTGCCTTTTCCAAAGTCCGTGAGCAATTTAAAATCTCTGTCGGTAAATTTGAAGGTGTACAAGATGCAACCAGTCGCATCGCTAGCCAAACTTATATGCTAGAGGCATTTCGTCACTTAGTTACTTGCGGATTAAATCAAGGTGGTACGCCATCAGTCATGACTGCAATGGCAAAATATTATGCGACTGAAACTATGCGTGGAGTGGTCAATGATGCTATGGATGTCGTTGGAGGCCGCGCTATCCAAATGGGCCCACGTAACTTTTTGGCGGCTCCCTATCAAGCTATTCCAGTCTCTATTACGGTTGAAGGCGCAAATATCTTGACGCGCTCACTGATGATCTTTGGTCAAGGGGCGATGCGCTGTCATCCATACCTATTTGACGAGTTGCAACTATTACAAAGTGAGGATAAAGAAGGCGTATTAGAGCAGTTTGATAACTTATTCTTTAAGCATTTAGGTTATACCTTTAATCGCGGTGCGAAAGCCTTTGTCGCAGGTTACGTTGGTGGTAGTAGTCACGCTCCAAGCTTTGCAGATAGCTTTACCCGCCCCTACTACAAGCATATCAACCGCTTAAGTGCTAGCTTTGCCCTCACTGCAGATATGGCCTTAGGACTGCTGGCTGGTGACTTAAAACGCAAAGAGATGCTCTCTGGACGCTTAGCTGACATTCATGGTCATTTATTTATTGCGACTGCTATTTTGCAGTTTTATGAGCATGGTAGTAAGTCAGAAGCAGAACGTTTACATGCAGAGGTCGCCCTACAAGATAGTCTATGCGCTATTCAAGAAGCTTTCGTCTCGTTCTTTGCAAACTTTCCTCATCGGATGGCAGCCAATGTCGTTAGCTTTGTGACGTTCCCTAGTGGACGTATCTTTACGCCAGCAAGTGATGAGCTCAAGACCAGATTGGGTGATACCTTTATGGATGATCATGAAGCCAACCCATTCCGCGATTATCTCAAAACGATGGTGTACTACAACACAGATCCTGATGATGTTACGGGTCGTATGGAACACGCTTATCAGACGCTGCTTGAAGTTGAACCATTATGGCACAAGTTCAAAAAAGCAGAGCATGACGATAGTTTTGAAGGTTTGACCTTTGAAGACCATGTGGTATATGCAAGTCAAAACGGTGATATTACTGAAACTGAGGCTGAGCAGCTCATTAAATATAATGCATTGCGCTTCGATTCCCTCCTTACCGATGTGTTCGATGAGCACCTATTGCATGCACAAGAGCGTTTTAATCCGCATAGTTTAGAAAATGCGGTACACCAGCTTACTGATTATGCGCAATTGAAAAACGATGCCCAAGCTAGAAACGGGGTATCAGTTGATGACACGCTAACCGAAGATACTGAGCCTACTGGCGATGACAATCCAGACCACGGTTATGAGGCAGATGGGGATGTAAAAATGGTCGATGAGCAAGATACAGCTAAAGAAATCAGTGCCCAAACTGACTTTGATGAGTCGCATCCTGAAGAAGAATCTCTTGATCACCGTAGCCGTGATGCGGAGTCAACGCTTAGCGAACGTATGGGCTACAATCATAGCAAAGGTATTGATAAACAATCAGATTCAGTGGAAAGCAAACCAGTTGACAGTGATAAGGTAGAAACTGACTCTACAGAGGGTTCTAAGTGGCAAGATGGATTACGTCGCGAAGAAGATGACAAAGCATAA
- a CDS encoding amidohydrolase, with the protein MIVTNAKVAVMDDERSTAEAIAVKDGKVLRTGSDEDILRLRSKDTQVIDANGRTLIPGLNDSHLHVTRGGRFYNTELRWDGVKSLKEALRMLKEQADRTPEGQWVRVIGGWSPHQFEEKRMPTIEEINEATGDTPTFVLYLYSRGWLNEAGLKALDIDENTKPPNDQSRYEKDKNGKLTGVLLAEPNAMILYKVIGALPALSKEEMINSTKHFNHELNRFGLTSAIDAGGGGHTFPEDYEASKALATSGNSSLRISYYLFPQKAGEERAAFEKWMANNEASVNEDIAHEHGYELKGGGEYMTWAAGDFENFLAPKPFIKDNEGWRAQTKEIIQMHVNEGWPFRQHSTYGENTKLIVDLVDEIDRENNGKIRNDMRWAIDHAETVNDETLKEIKRLNGGISVQNRMSYAGEYFVERYGKEAASTAPPFKKIFDMGIPLGAGTDGTRVSSYNPWIALYWLSTGKTVGGTQLYGKDNVLSRADALQVYTKGSAWFSNEEKVKGTLEPGMYADFVLLSDDYFTVPEEKIKGIESVLTIVDGKPVYGAKEYKKFDPKLPAVIPSWSPVKYYGGFQNAK; encoded by the coding sequence ATGATCGTTACCAATGCCAAAGTAGCGGTGATGGATGATGAGAGAAGTACTGCCGAGGCGATTGCGGTAAAAGATGGCAAAGTATTACGTACAGGTAGCGATGAAGATATCCTACGTTTACGTAGTAAGGACACGCAAGTTATTGATGCGAATGGTAGAACGTTGATTCCGGGTCTTAATGACTCACATCTGCATGTGACGCGTGGTGGTCGTTTTTATAACACTGAGCTACGTTGGGACGGTGTTAAATCATTGAAAGAAGCTTTGCGAATGTTAAAAGAGCAAGCGGATAGAACGCCTGAGGGTCAGTGGGTACGTGTGATTGGTGGCTGGTCACCGCATCAGTTTGAAGAAAAACGCATGCCAACTATTGAAGAGATTAACGAAGCGACGGGTGATACCCCTACCTTTGTCTTGTATTTATACAGTCGCGGCTGGCTGAATGAAGCAGGTCTAAAAGCTTTAGATATCGATGAAAATACTAAGCCACCCAACGATCAAAGCCGTTATGAAAAAGATAAAAACGGTAAGCTGACGGGTGTACTTTTGGCTGAACCCAATGCCATGATTTTGTATAAAGTGATCGGTGCATTGCCAGCTTTATCTAAAGAAGAGATGATCAACTCGACCAAGCACTTCAATCACGAGCTAAACCGTTTTGGTCTCACCAGCGCAATTGATGCAGGCGGTGGTGGTCATACATTCCCAGAAGACTATGAAGCGTCTAAAGCCCTAGCAACTAGTGGTAATTCTTCATTGCGCATCTCATACTATTTATTCCCGCAAAAAGCAGGCGAAGAGCGTGCCGCCTTTGAGAAGTGGATGGCGAACAACGAAGCCTCTGTCAATGAAGATATAGCACATGAGCACGGTTATGAATTAAAAGGTGGCGGCGAGTATATGACGTGGGCAGCCGGTGACTTTGAGAACTTCCTCGCACCCAAACCATTTATTAAAGACAACGAAGGCTGGCGCGCGCAAACCAAAGAAATCATTCAAATGCATGTGAATGAGGGCTGGCCATTTAGACAGCATTCAACCTATGGTGAAAACACCAAGCTCATCGTTGATTTGGTAGATGAGATTGACCGTGAAAACAACGGCAAAATCCGTAACGATATGCGCTGGGCCATTGATCACGCAGAGACGGTGAACGATGAGACGTTGAAAGAAATTAAACGTTTAAATGGCGGAATCTCTGTTCAAAACCGGATGTCGTATGCTGGTGAATACTTCGTCGAGCGTTATGGCAAAGAAGCGGCTAGTACTGCGCCACCATTCAAAAAGATTTTTGATATGGGTATCCCGCTAGGTGCTGGTACGGATGGTACGCGAGTATCAAGCTATAACCCTTGGATTGCTTTATATTGGCTGAGCACAGGTAAGACTGTTGGGGGCACCCAGTTGTATGGCAAGGACAATGTATTATCAAGAGCAGATGCTTTGCAAGTGTATACCAAAGGCAGTGCATGGTTCTCCAATGAAGAAAAAGTAAAAGGCACGCTAGAACCTGGCATGTATGCAGACTTTGTATTGCTATCTGATGACTACTTCACCGTACCTGAAGAAAAAATCAAAGGTATCGAATCCGTATTAACGATTGTAGATGGTAAGCCAGTTTATGGTGCTAAAGAATATAAAAAGTTTGATCCAAAATTGCCTGCTGTTATCCCAAGCTGGTCACCAGTGAAGTATTACGGTGGCTTTCAAAACGCGAAATAA
- a CDS encoding dicarboxylate/amino acid:cation symporter: MWKNMGLTGKIIVAMVLGIILGLFINYSGLNAEGGFVNTYITNGFLAIIGKLFVNSLKMLVVPLVLISLICGVCGIGDIRLLGRIGTKTFLIYMMTTALAIATAIGLGIVFGIGKGMNVETAAEFEAASAPPLLDVFSNIIPSNPISAMANGDMLSIIFFAVLIGISILMVGKPAKGLVQSLELINEVILKMVTIIMNLAPYGVFALLTKAMAELGLDLIWSLLGYVAVLVGSLAFHFFITMMIVLKLFSGLSIKTFLAKMREVQIFAFSTSSSNATIPITLRTVTKRMGVNNSVASFTVPFGATINMDGTAIMQGTATIFIANIYGIDLGVTEYLTVILMSVLASIGTAGVPGVGLIMLSMVFAQVGLPIEGIGLILGVDRILDMLRTAVNVGGDAAVTAIVAKSENKMDVAIYNDPNAGAKDVFDGHIDEDNERAFSEVFSDGLMGSEYDDVDRRR, encoded by the coding sequence ATGTGGAAAAATATGGGACTGACGGGCAAGATTATCGTTGCCATGGTGCTCGGTATTATACTGGGTTTATTTATAAATTATTCCGGACTAAACGCTGAAGGCGGCTTTGTTAATACGTATATTACCAATGGCTTCCTTGCTATCATCGGTAAGCTATTCGTTAACTCACTCAAAATGCTAGTTGTACCTTTAGTATTAATCTCTCTTATTTGCGGGGTTTGCGGTATTGGTGACATCCGCTTGCTTGGCCGCATTGGTACCAAGACTTTTCTCATCTATATGATGACGACAGCATTAGCTATTGCGACGGCCATTGGACTGGGTATCGTGTTTGGCATTGGTAAAGGCATGAACGTCGAGACCGCAGCAGAATTTGAAGCGGCCTCAGCGCCACCACTGCTTGATGTATTCTCCAATATTATCCCATCCAACCCTATCAGTGCGATGGCAAATGGCGATATGTTATCCATCATTTTCTTTGCCGTTCTAATCGGTATCAGTATCTTGATGGTTGGCAAGCCCGCTAAAGGTTTGGTACAGAGCTTGGAATTAATCAATGAAGTCATCTTAAAGATGGTGACCATCATTATGAACCTTGCTCCTTATGGTGTATTTGCACTGTTGACCAAAGCCATGGCAGAGCTGGGTTTAGATCTTATTTGGTCATTATTGGGTTATGTTGCCGTACTGGTTGGCTCACTGGCTTTCCATTTCTTTATTACGATGATGATCGTGCTCAAGCTATTCTCAGGTTTATCAATCAAGACCTTTTTGGCAAAAATGCGCGAAGTTCAGATTTTTGCATTTAGTACTTCAAGCTCGAATGCCACCATTCCGATTACCTTGCGTACAGTCACCAAGCGTATGGGTGTTAATAACTCAGTCGCTTCGTTTACCGTTCCTTTTGGTGCAACCATCAACATGGATGGTACGGCTATCATGCAAGGGACAGCGACCATTTTCATTGCCAATATTTACGGTATTGATTTGGGCGTGACCGAATACCTGACTGTTATCTTAATGTCGGTATTGGCCTCTATCGGTACCGCTGGTGTACCGGGCGTTGGCTTGATTATGCTATCTATGGTATTTGCCCAAGTCGGCTTACCTATTGAAGGTATTGGCCTTATCTTAGGTGTGGATCGTATCTTAGATATGTTACGTACCGCAGTAAACGTTGGTGGCGATGCAGCAGTGACCGCTATTGTGGCAAAATCAGAAAATAAAATGGACGTTGCTATCTATAACGATCCTAATGCTGGTGCCAAAGACGTATTTGATGGTCATATCGATGAAGACAACGAGCGTGCGTTCTCTGAAGTCTTTAGCGATGGCCTGATGGGTAGTGAGTACGATGATGTTGATCGTCGTCGCTAA